The Bacteroidota bacterium genome includes a region encoding these proteins:
- a CDS encoding FG-GAP repeat protein: MHLPSEGAVFIYFGSAAGLADTAGWVKYGEHDSSGLGRCVSIRGDVNNDGYADVLIGAHQFKNTKSNEGKVYFYKGGPDGPDTVASWTMVGNRKGAKLGEALAIVGDINKDGFDDIMVGAHGWDDDEGLGDLGNKAGKAWVFLGTSEGPAATENFVEIGLTTDANIGVSLDKAGDVNGDGYMDISIGGYIF, from the coding sequence ATGCATTTGCCTAGTGAAGGTGCAGTTTTTATCTATTTTGGTTCTGCAGCAGGATTGGCCGACACAGCAGGCTGGGTGAAATATGGCGAACACGATAGCAGCGGGTTAGGAAGATGCGTTTCTATAAGAGGAGATGTTAATAATGATGGTTATGCAGATGTTTTGATTGGAGCCCATCAGTTTAAAAATACAAAATCGAATGAAGGCAAGGTGTATTTTTATAAAGGGGGTCCCGATGGCCCCGATACCGTTGCTTCCTGGACCATGGTGGGCAACAGGAAAGGTGCTAAACTTGGTGAAGCCTTAGCTATAGTGGGTGATATTAATAAGGATGGATTTGATGACATTATGGTTGGCGCACACGGTTGGGACGATGATGAAGGTTTAGGCGATCTCGGAAATAAAGCAGGTAAGGCATGGGTGTTTTTAGGAACTTCTGAAGGTCCCGCCGCAACAGAAAATTTTGTGGAGATAGGACTAACCACTGATGCAAATATTGGGGTTTCCCTTGATAAAGCCGGTGATGTTAATGGTGACGGTTATATGGATATCAGCATAGGAGGATATATATTTTGA
- a CDS encoding outer membrane beta-barrel protein has protein sequence MFALYSRKIILLIVLFLPFFVKAQFNVTEYENRFSIKPYHFGISLGYNSSDFKITFSDQFINHDSILIAESTTGPGFNLGIIANLRIGKYLDLRFIPGLSFAEKNFNYTYKDETTSSQTIESIYLTFPFDVKFKSAAYKDMKVYVIGGAQFLYDLGSNAEARNAEELVKIKASDLAVEYGLGMEFYFPYFIFSPEVKISNGIFNLHKLDPNLQQSNVMDKVFSRTLLFSIHIEG, from the coding sequence ATGTTCGCTCTATATAGCAGAAAAATAATTTTATTGATCGTTTTATTTCTTCCTTTTTTTGTAAAGGCACAATTTAATGTGACGGAATATGAGAACAGGTTTTCTATTAAGCCATATCATTTCGGAATTTCTTTAGGATATAATAGCTCCGATTTTAAAATTACTTTCAGCGATCAATTTATAAATCACGATTCCATTTTAATTGCGGAATCCACAACGGGTCCGGGATTTAATTTAGGTATCATCGCGAATTTAAGAATTGGAAAATATCTTGATCTGCGTTTTATTCCAGGATTATCTTTTGCGGAAAAGAATTTTAATTATACCTACAAAGATGAAACAACATCTTCTCAAACAATTGAATCTATTTATCTCACCTTTCCCTTCGATGTGAAATTTAAAAGCGCAGCTTATAAGGATATGAAGGTGTATGTAATTGGAGGGGCTCAATTTTTATATGATCTTGGTTCAAATGCAGAAGCGCGTAATGCAGAAGAACTTGTAAAAATAAAGGCTAGTGATCTTGCTGTTGAATATGGTTTAGGAATGGAATTTTATTTTCCCTATTTTATTTTCAGTCCCGAAGTAAAAATTTCAAACGGAATATTTAATCTACATAAATTAGATCCCAATCTTCAACAAAGTAATGTGATGGATAAGGTTTTTTCGAGAACTTTGTTATTTTCGATACATATAGAAGGTTAA
- the prmA gene encoding 50S ribosomal protein L11 methyltransferase produces the protein MNYLEYNFTSADEQTAEILMALLSEKGFDTFEQNANQLSAYIEEKKNVISEMDVYLADLQQKFIFTWSQKKFEDKNWNEEWEKNFQPIIVAEKCIIRAPFHPVDQEMEYDILIEPRMSFGTGHHESTYLLVEEMLGLNFEGKLVCDAGCGTGVLAILAVKKNAQHVFAVDNNEWAYQNTLDNVKLNDIYNEITTELGEIDLMDGKQFDIILANINKPIIIENIPLFFRTLNKGGLLIVSGILETDINDVIKEANNYFFNLISTRTKNDWICAVFQNS, from the coding sequence ATGAATTACCTCGAATATAATTTTACAAGCGCAGATGAACAAACGGCTGAAATTTTAATGGCCTTATTATCTGAAAAAGGATTTGACACTTTTGAGCAGAATGCAAATCAATTAAGTGCATATATCGAGGAGAAAAAAAATGTGATCTCTGAAATGGATGTTTATTTAGCAGACCTTCAACAAAAATTCATTTTTACCTGGTCGCAAAAAAAGTTTGAAGATAAAAACTGGAATGAGGAATGGGAGAAAAATTTCCAACCGATAATAGTAGCAGAAAAATGTATCATAAGAGCGCCATTTCATCCTGTAGACCAGGAAATGGAATACGATATATTAATTGAACCCCGCATGAGTTTCGGCACCGGTCATCACGAATCAACTTATTTATTGGTGGAAGAAATGCTCGGATTAAATTTTGAAGGCAAACTTGTTTGTGATGCCGGATGTGGAACCGGAGTATTGGCAATTCTTGCGGTCAAAAAAAATGCACAACATGTTTTTGCAGTGGATAATAACGAATGGGCTTATCAGAATACACTCGACAATGTAAAACTCAACGATATCTATAATGAAATAACTACTGAGTTAGGAGAAATTGATCTTATGGATGGAAAACAATTTGATATTATTCTTGCAAATATTAATAAACCTATTATAATAGAAAATATTCCATTATTCTTCCGAACACTCAATAAAGGAGGTTTGTTGATCGTAAGCGGAATATTGGAAACCGACATCAACGATGTGATCAAAGAGGCAAATAATTATTTTTTTAATTTAATATCCACACGAACTAAAAATGACTGGATTTGTGCAGTATTCCAAAATTCGTGA
- a CDS encoding YihA family ribosome biogenesis GTP-binding protein: MIIKTAIYTGSFVDVKKCPSQDMPEFAFIGRSNVGKSSLINMLTDHNHLAKTSSTPGKTQTINYFLINKTWNLVDLPGYGFAKVSREKRGEWEKMINGYLIMRDQLLCVFQLIDAAVPPQKIDLEFTDKLGEDQIPFAIIFTKADRRKKPIAENIELYKKQLSENWETLPPIFVSSAENRQGKEEILEYLDTILQGE, from the coding sequence GTGATAATTAAAACAGCAATTTACACAGGAAGTTTTGTGGATGTAAAAAAATGTCCTTCTCAGGATATGCCCGAGTTTGCCTTTATCGGACGATCGAATGTAGGTAAATCGTCGCTCATAAACATGCTTACTGACCATAATCACCTGGCAAAAACAAGCTCCACTCCGGGAAAAACACAAACAATTAATTATTTTCTCATCAACAAAACCTGGAACCTTGTCGACCTTCCCGGATATGGATTTGCAAAGGTTTCCAGAGAAAAAAGAGGAGAATGGGAGAAGATGATCAATGGTTACCTTATCATGCGAGACCAATTATTATGCGTATTTCAGCTGATAGATGCTGCAGTCCCACCCCAAAAAATAGATCTGGAATTCACCGATAAACTTGGCGAGGATCAAATTCCTTTCGCTATCATCTTTACCAAAGCCGATCGCCGAAAAAAGCCAATTGCCGAGAATATCGAGCTCTACAAAAAACAATTATCTGAAAATTGGGAAACACTGCCTCCTATTTTCGTTTCCTCTGCTGAAAACAGGCAGGGAAAGGAGGAAATTTTGGAATATTTGGATACAATTCTTCAAGGTGAATAG
- a CDS encoding type B 50S ribosomal protein L31, which translates to MKKGIHPDNYRTVIFKDFSVDTAWLGKSTANTRETMKWEDGNEYPLIKLEISNQSHPFFTGKEKMLDTAGRIEKFNKRYGKK; encoded by the coding sequence ATGAAAAAAGGAATTCATCCAGATAATTACAGAACCGTAATATTTAAGGACTTCAGTGTTGATACAGCCTGGTTGGGTAAATCAACAGCAAATACCAGAGAAACCATGAAATGGGAAGACGGTAATGAGTATCCACTTATAAAATTGGAGATCTCTAATCAAAGTCATCCATTTTTTACCGGTAAAGAGAAAATGCTGGATACAGCAGGTCGTATTGAAAAATTCAACAAACGATACGGAAAAAAATAA
- a CDS encoding ATP-binding protein gives MMRKIVFTGPESTGKTTLTEKLAGFLNLPHVQEVSRAYIHNLNGIYSYEDLCSIAMLQMSEEEKIKSLNPHVLICDTDLLTIKIWCEDKFQQCDLWLTHAFADRTPEMYFLCSPDFPWVPDPLREDETRRGELYQVHKEHLIQYRKRFIELTGSVENRMNTVLGYLELSQGNMF, from the coding sequence ATGATGCGGAAAATAGTATTTACAGGACCGGAATCAACAGGTAAAACAACACTTACGGAAAAACTTGCAGGATTTTTAAATCTTCCTCATGTTCAGGAGGTTTCCAGGGCATATATTCATAATTTAAACGGAATTTATTCTTATGAGGATCTTTGCAGTATTGCAATGTTGCAAATGAGTGAAGAAGAGAAAATAAAGTCGCTAAATCCACATGTTTTAATTTGTGATACCGATCTTTTAACAATAAAAATCTGGTGTGAGGATAAGTTTCAACAATGTGATCTTTGGTTAACGCATGCCTTTGCCGACAGAACACCTGAAATGTATTTTCTGTGTTCACCCGATTTTCCCTGGGTGCCGGATCCGTTGCGGGAAGATGAAACTCGAAGAGGTGAACTTTATCAGGTGCATAAAGAACATCTGATACAATACCGCAAACGATTTATCGAACTTACAGGCTCCGTGGAAAACAGAATGAATACCGTTTTGGGATATCTTGAATTGAGTCAGGGAAATATGTTCTGA
- a CDS encoding FG-GAP repeat protein, whose product MIGDGMICVFRGDDTGVDEDLEFMAVGGAMDTSFFAINQSTAGDLNGDGYDDVVVGSPRFDANGIYQSGRLNVYYGGSDGLTDDIGWEAHGSQYDERFAFNVNEGGDINHDGYGDLLVGSKYYDNGDLLNAGKAELYLGGPKGPQRVPTWTFKGPDSNAVVGTNLVMQEILMAMDMMISLFQVMNIQVISGREGIVYAFTDNRSNAILLRILPFFLLHQIL is encoded by the coding sequence TTGATCGGTGATGGAATGATATGCGTTTTCAGAGGTGATGATACCGGAGTGGATGAGGACCTCGAATTTATGGCCGTTGGTGGTGCAATGGACACTTCGTTTTTTGCGATCAATCAATCTACAGCGGGCGATTTGAATGGTGATGGATATGATGATGTTGTTGTCGGTTCTCCGCGCTTTGATGCGAATGGTATTTATCAATCGGGCAGATTAAATGTTTATTACGGTGGTTCTGACGGACTTACGGATGATATCGGATGGGAAGCACATGGCAGTCAATACGATGAAAGGTTTGCCTTTAATGTAAATGAGGGAGGAGATATTAATCACGATGGTTATGGAGATCTTTTAGTCGGATCAAAATATTATGATAATGGTGATTTGTTAAACGCCGGAAAGGCCGAATTATATTTAGGAGGACCAAAAGGACCTCAACGCGTTCCTACATGGACATTTAAAGGACCAGACAGCAATGCGGTTGTTGGAACAAATCTTGTAATGCAGGAGATATTAATGGCGATGGATATGATGATATCGTTGTTTCAGGTGATGAATATTCAGGTGATCTCCGGGAGAGAGGGTATAGTTTATGCCTTTACGGACAACCGCAGCAATGCGATCCTCCTGCGCATCCTTCCATTTTTTTTATTACACCAAATTCTGTAA
- a CDS encoding TonB-dependent receptor, with product MQRGLFILLIAAFFVNNIFAQSHISGTVIDISTNKPIPNVAVFLPKEDTLFYTGEMGNFDLLSKNINFEIVLKHIAYKQVDSNTTFQCTGVNPAICNVTLYMEPINNLFQAVTITASRVENTSPVTITNITGAELNKNNFGEDMPFLLESTPSAVVTSDAGNGVGYTGIRIRGSDATRVNISINGVPYNDAESQQTYWVDLPDFASSVDDIQIQRGVGTSTYGISSLGASINIFTNKLEQKPFAKINTSVGSFNLLKTSAAFGTGKLRDHWYLEGRASKVDADGFIDRSHADLASFFITSAYTSKNYASELNVFSGEEHTYQSWGGVPAEILDTNRTFNPYTYKDQTDNYVQTHYQWHNHFYFNYYSKIDVTFNYTKGSGYYEQLEEEQLFEDYGAAPFTLNSDTILTTDMITQKWLDNDYLGAYVQYSGEINNTIKLNAGAAYYYLNGNHFGKIIWAEYASPFSYDHTWYDNDATKKDGNIFAQLTADIRRFKFFVDAQVRQVNYAFLGADQVGNSVQQNVDLLFFNPKVGITWLHNKMQMLIFILENPVKNPIEMIMWNHLQ from the coding sequence ATGCAACGTGGACTTTTCATTTTACTGATCGCCGCTTTTTTTGTAAATAATATTTTTGCACAGTCGCATATTTCAGGAACTGTTATAGATATTTCTACAAATAAACCTATACCAAATGTTGCGGTTTTTTTGCCGAAGGAAGATACTTTATTCTATACCGGAGAAATGGGAAATTTCGATTTATTATCTAAGAATATAAACTTCGAAATTGTACTTAAACATATTGCATATAAACAGGTGGATTCTAACACCACATTTCAATGCACAGGAGTTAATCCGGCTATTTGTAATGTAACACTTTACATGGAGCCCATTAATAATTTATTTCAGGCAGTTACTATAACTGCTTCACGGGTTGAAAATACTTCTCCGGTTACCATTACAAATATTACAGGAGCGGAATTAAATAAAAATAATTTTGGGGAGGATATGCCCTTTCTTTTGGAATCAACTCCGTCAGCTGTTGTTACTTCGGATGCCGGAAACGGAGTCGGATATACCGGAATAAGAATTAGAGGTTCTGATGCCACACGTGTAAATATTTCCATAAACGGAGTTCCCTATAATGATGCGGAAAGTCAGCAAACATATTGGGTCGACCTTCCTGATTTTGCAAGCTCTGTGGATGATATTCAAATACAACGCGGTGTTGGAACTTCCACCTATGGAATAAGTTCTTTAGGAGCTTCTATAAATATATTCACTAATAAACTCGAACAAAAACCATTTGCTAAAATAAATACTTCTGTAGGTTCATTTAATTTATTAAAAACCTCTGCTGCATTTGGAACAGGTAAATTACGAGATCATTGGTATTTGGAAGGTCGCGCCTCTAAGGTAGATGCTGATGGATTTATTGATCGTTCCCATGCAGATCTCGCGTCATTTTTTATTACCTCTGCATATACTTCAAAAAATTATGCATCCGAATTAAATGTATTTTCAGGGGAGGAGCATACTTATCAATCGTGGGGTGGAGTTCCTGCAGAAATATTGGATACAAACAGAACTTTTAATCCTTATACTTATAAAGATCAAACCGATAATTATGTGCAAACACATTATCAATGGCACAACCATTTTTATTTTAATTATTATTCAAAAATTGACGTCACTTTTAATTATACCAAAGGCTCAGGTTATTACGAACAACTAGAGGAAGAACAGTTATTTGAGGATTATGGCGCTGCTCCTTTTACACTTAATTCAGATACCATTTTAACAACAGATATGATCACACAAAAATGGTTGGATAATGATTATCTGGGAGCGTATGTTCAGTATTCGGGAGAAATTAATAATACAATAAAATTAAATGCCGGAGCGGCATATTATTATTTGAATGGAAATCATTTCGGAAAAATAATTTGGGCAGAATATGCATCTCCATTCAGCTATGATCATACCTGGTATGATAATGATGCAACAAAAAAAGATGGAAATATTTTTGCCCAATTAACTGCAGACATTCGGCGATTTAAATTTTTTGTAGATGCACAGGTTCGGCAGGTAAATTATGCATTTCTTGGCGCCGATCAGGTCGGAAATTCGGTGCAACAAAATGTTGATCTGTTATTTTTTAATCCTAAGGTTGGAATTACCTGGTTGCACAACAAAATGCAAATGCTTATATTTATTTTGGAAAATCCGGTAAAGAACCCAATAGAGATGATTATGTGGAATCATCTCCAATAA
- a CDS encoding FG-GAP repeat protein, whose translation MRFNYTKAILSISTVVLFTGLIIPPVAEEFSWSMEGNNANSEFGFWIDGGGDVNGDGYDDVIVGAPEYTHAFA comes from the coding sequence ATGCGATTTAATTATACAAAAGCAATTTTATCTATATCAACTGTTGTCCTATTTACGGGATTAATTATACCCCCGGTTGCAGAGGAATTCAGTTGGTCTATGGAGGGGAATAATGCAAATTCAGAATTTGGTTTTTGGATAGATGGCGGTGGTGATGTGAATGGAGATGGTTACGATGATGTAATTGTCGGCGCTCCCGAATATACCCATGCATTTGCCTAG
- a CDS encoding GlmU family protein, whose translation MSNFILFDDKRWQQLLPLTFTRPIAELRIGIDTIREKWISALETDLSYLTETYLSEKYPVNYTEDNIYIYGGVIPDPKIINAISGLKMGEVLMLEEGIIALRSAEKYFTGMSLAEHAKSFNAVNYHENAICISRSWHLFQNNDVVLRSDYERLTKNKTSQPISSTNTIIGNAVFIEEGANVEGCIINSKTGPVYIGKNAEIMEGSMLRGPIAIGEFSTIKMGAKIYGATTIGPHCKIGGEINNSVITGYSNKAHDGFLGNSVIGEWCNLGADTNNSNLKNNYAEVKLWDYVTQRFFETGLQFCGLIMGDHSKCGINTMFNTGTVVGVNTNIFGDGFPRNFIPSYSWGGARGFDTYKLKDALAVSKEVMQRRKMELTNSDIKILTHIYELSEKYRKGQLIFIHK comes from the coding sequence ATGAGTAATTTCATTTTATTTGATGATAAAAGATGGCAGCAATTATTACCTCTCACCTTTACCCGACCTATCGCCGAATTGAGAATAGGTATCGATACCATTCGTGAGAAATGGATTTCTGCTCTTGAAACAGATCTTTCTTACCTTACAGAAACCTACCTATCAGAAAAATATCCCGTAAATTATACAGAGGATAATATTTATATCTATGGTGGAGTGATTCCGGATCCAAAAATTATTAATGCCATATCGGGATTAAAAATGGGAGAAGTTTTAATGCTGGAGGAAGGAATTATTGCCTTGCGTTCAGCAGAAAAATATTTTACCGGAATGAGTTTGGCAGAACATGCAAAATCATTTAACGCAGTTAATTATCACGAAAATGCAATTTGTATCAGCAGATCATGGCATTTATTTCAAAATAATGATGTTGTGTTGCGATCAGATTATGAGCGATTAACAAAAAACAAAACATCACAACCGATATCATCCACAAACACAATTATTGGCAATGCAGTTTTTATTGAGGAGGGTGCAAATGTTGAAGGATGTATAATCAATAGTAAAACAGGACCGGTTTATATTGGTAAAAACGCTGAGATAATGGAAGGTTCTATGCTGCGGGGACCAATTGCAATTGGTGAATTCAGCACCATTAAAATGGGTGCAAAAATATACGGTGCAACCACCATTGGTCCGCATTGTAAAATAGGTGGCGAAATAAATAATTCGGTAATTACAGGATATTCCAATAAAGCCCACGATGGCTTTTTAGGAAATAGTGTGATCGGCGAATGGTGTAATCTTGGTGCTGATACTAATAATTCCAATCTCAAAAATAATTATGCTGAGGTGAAATTGTGGGATTATGTAACACAAAGATTTTTTGAAACAGGATTGCAATTTTGTGGTTTAATAATGGGCGACCATTCCAAATGCGGAATAAATACCATGTTTAATACAGGCACCGTTGTGGGCGTAAATACAAATATTTTTGGAGATGGATTTCCCCGAAATTTTATACCATCCTATAGCTGGGGCGGTGCAAGAGGATTTGACACCTATAAATTAAAAGATGCACTCGCCGTATCTAAAGAAGTAATGCAACGAAGAAAAATGGAATTAACCAATTCTGATATTAAAATTTTAACCCATATTTATGAACTAAGCGAGAAATATAGAAAAGGACAATTGATATTTATCCATAAGTAA
- the ubiE gene encoding bifunctional demethylmenaquinone methyltransferase/2-methoxy-6-polyprenyl-1,4-benzoquinol methylase UbiE yields the protein MSESVTPYKTEEGKKEQVKNMFNNIAGRYDFLNRVLSLGIDVYWRNKAIKALKKYNPEHILDVACGTGDFTIAALKANPKKVTGVDISEQMLEAGRKKIIKKKLSDRITLLTGDSENLEFPENTFDACTVAYGVRNFEDLQKGINDIYRVIKPNAPIIILEFSKPRVFPVKQLYNFYFGTILPVIGRLVSGDARAYTYLFESVSRFPEGDAFMVYLKNAGFKNYACKRLTFGICSLYIAEK from the coding sequence ATGTCAGAAAGTGTAACCCCGTATAAAACAGAGGAAGGAAAGAAGGAACAGGTTAAAAATATGTTCAATAACATAGCTGGGCGCTACGATTTTTTGAACAGGGTGCTCTCGCTCGGAATTGATGTATACTGGCGCAATAAAGCCATTAAGGCGCTTAAAAAATATAATCCGGAACATATTTTGGATGTTGCCTGTGGAACCGGAGATTTTACGATCGCAGCATTAAAGGCGAACCCCAAAAAGGTGACCGGCGTGGATATTTCCGAACAAATGCTGGAGGCAGGGAGAAAAAAGATCATCAAAAAAAAATTGAGCGACAGAATTACACTTTTAACAGGTGATTCTGAAAATCTTGAATTTCCGGAAAATACTTTTGATGCCTGCACTGTTGCCTATGGTGTGCGCAATTTTGAGGATCTGCAAAAAGGGATTAACGATATCTATCGTGTAATAAAACCAAATGCTCCGATCATTATTTTAGAATTCTCAAAACCCAGGGTATTTCCTGTAAAACAATTGTATAATTTTTATTTTGGCACAATACTTCCGGTGATAGGTCGTTTAGTTTCCGGCGATGCAAGAGCATACACATATTTGTTTGAGTCAGTTTCCCGATTTCCGGAAGGAGATGCATTTATGGTTTATTTAAAAAATGCAGGATTTAAAAATTATGCCTGTAAAAGATTAACATTCGGAATATGTTCGCTCTATATAGCAGAAAAATAA
- a CDS encoding DUF4197 domain-containing protein encodes MKKLHYLFLVPFALSTVFISCEDLNLNDILGDDDVAAALKEALNVGTDTAVTKGSALNGYLLNPDISIFFPEEAGIVQTVVGAVPGGDDLIDAFIVSLNRAAEDAADEAKPIFIDAITNITFDDAMNILNGSDTAATGYLRVNTFNGLYDAFKPDIQNSLENVGAQQIWGDVIDLYNSIPFTEDVNTDLADYTTNKGLDGLFILFGQEEMKIRTDIEHQVSQLLQDVFGGN; translated from the coding sequence ATGAAAAAACTACACTATTTATTTTTAGTTCCATTTGCCCTGTCAACCGTTTTTATTTCCTGTGAAGATCTTAATCTGAATGATATACTTGGTGATGATGATGTTGCGGCAGCTCTAAAAGAAGCATTAAATGTTGGAACCGATACAGCAGTAACAAAAGGTTCGGCTTTAAACGGATATTTATTAAATCCGGATATTTCAATATTTTTTCCGGAAGAAGCTGGAATTGTACAAACTGTTGTAGGTGCTGTTCCTGGAGGTGATGATCTGATAGATGCTTTTATTGTTTCTCTCAATCGCGCAGCAGAAGATGCAGCGGATGAAGCAAAACCAATTTTTATTGATGCTATCACCAATATTACTTTTGATGATGCCATGAATATTTTAAACGGTTCTGATACTGCAGCTACAGGATACCTCAGAGTGAATACCTTTAATGGTTTGTATGACGCCTTTAAACCGGATATTCAAAATTCGTTGGAAAATGTGGGTGCACAACAAATTTGGGGTGATGTAATTGACCTTTATAACTCCATTCCTTTTACTGAGGATGTGAATACCGATCTTGCAGATTATACCACAAACAAAGGTTTGGATGGATTATTTATTTTATTTGGTCAGGAAGAAATGAAAATCAGAACAGATATAGAACATCAGGTTTCGCAGTTGTTGCAGGATGTTTTTGGAGGAAATTAA
- a CDS encoding TonB-dependent receptor, with protein sequence MESSPISRPTPEILYNAELGERLQIRGWQLMINAYYMYYRDQLILTGEINDVGAYTRTNVPESYRTGIELAWSKLFFQ encoded by the coding sequence GTGGAATCATCTCCAATAAGCAGACCAACTCCTGAAATTTTATATAATGCAGAATTGGGTGAACGATTACAAATAAGAGGATGGCAATTAATGATAAATGCATATTATATGTATTATCGCGATCAATTAATTCTTACTGGAGAAATTAATGATGTTGGCGCCTATACCAGAACGAACGTTCCAGAAAGTTACAGAACAGGAATTGAACTGGCATGGAGCAAATTATTTTTTCAGTAA
- a CDS encoding TonB-dependent receptor: MRILPSAKILLLYTECVDNWDDGSQMTFEYANTDIAFSPSVVAYSNLNFIFLQKQNEKKKSEQHFDIALISKFVGKQYADNTKSDLRDIDPYLLNDVKLSYTIKTTSINELYISFITQNVLNEQYESNAWIYRYIADNTQNQLMGYYPQAGRNWVLQLSIVF, encoded by the coding sequence ATGCGAATACTTCCTTCAGCAAAAATATTATTACTCTATACCGAATGTGTTGACAATTGGGATGATGGTTCTCAAATGACCTTTGAATATGCAAATACCGATATTGCATTTTCACCCTCCGTGGTTGCATACAGTAATTTAAATTTTATTTTTCTTCAAAAACAAAATGAAAAAAAGAAATCAGAACAACATTTTGATATTGCTTTGATCAGCAAATTTGTCGGAAAACAATATGCAGATAACACCAAAAGTGACTTGCGAGATATTGATCCATATTTATTGAACGATGTTAAACTGAGTTATACCATAAAAACCACTTCCATAAATGAATTATATATATCATTTATAACACAAAATGTATTGAACGAACAATACGAAAGCAATGCTTGGATTTACAGATATATAGCCGATAACACCCAAAATCAATTGATGGGTTATTATCCACAAGCCGGAAGAAACTGGGTATTACAGCTTTCCATTGTATTCTGA
- a CDS encoding triose-phosphate isomerase, whose translation MRKKIIAGNWKMYKTIQEADQTITSLSDKINGTEINNAIYIAAPFPFLDRLIQKFGNNSIHFGAQNINENQEGAFTGETSGKMLQNIGCKFVLIGHSERREIYKESNEVINLKIKAALLNQLQPVFCCGERLEERNNGSFFATIKSQLEESLFTLTEAEINQLVIAYEPVWAIGTGLTASPEQAQEMHHFIREELRKKFGAQTSENCIILYGGSVKPNNAATLFSQPDIDGGLVGGASLNADDFFQIITAV comes from the coding sequence ATGCGTAAAAAAATAATAGCAGGCAACTGGAAAATGTATAAAACAATACAGGAAGCTGATCAAACAATTACCTCTTTATCCGATAAAATAAATGGGACTGAAATAAATAATGCTATTTATATCGCAGCTCCATTTCCATTTCTTGACCGGTTGATCCAAAAATTTGGGAATAATTCCATACACTTTGGTGCACAAAATATAAATGAAAATCAGGAAGGTGCGTTTACGGGGGAAACATCAGGAAAAATGTTGCAGAATATAGGATGTAAATTCGTTTTAATTGGTCATAGTGAAAGAAGAGAGATTTATAAGGAGTCGAATGAAGTGATCAATCTAAAAATTAAAGCCGCGTTGTTAAATCAATTACAGCCCGTATTTTGTTGTGGTGAGCGTTTAGAGGAGCGCAATAACGGAAGTTTTTTCGCTACTATAAAATCACAATTGGAAGAATCATTATTCACCCTTACTGAAGCGGAAATAAATCAGTTGGTAATTGCTTATGAACCTGTTTGGGCAATTGGGACCGGACTTACTGCCTCACCGGAACAAGCACAGGAAATGCATCATTTCATACGCGAAGAGCTAAGAAAAAAATTTGGTGCACAAACATCCGAAAATTGTATAATTTTATATGGTGGAAGTGTAAAACCAAATAACGCAGCAACACTTTTTTCACAACCTGATATTGATGGCGGATTAGTTGGTGGCGCTAGTCTGAATGCAGATGATTTTTTTCAAATAATTACAGCTGTTTAG